In Arthrobacter sp. CDRTa11, one DNA window encodes the following:
- a CDS encoding pilus assembly protein TadG-related protein, with the protein MRRLTATRDAPKESGSVTVIVALLMVALLGFVAIAIDVGKIYSERSELQNGADAAAVATAQKCARDASDALCSTTSTLAASLANQNALDGSSNVFSVQLDKTARTVAVTTSAKEAGSPDNSVSLFFADILGIPTKEVGALASATWGSPLAGRTAFPLAFSICQVKDNIGGALQLLQEHGKNANLDCNYGPSGAAVQGGFGWLTQDPGVCGGTIDLSVGEGGSDPGNDAPGNCSTELNRWASEIAAGREAVVLLPVFNKVTGTGSGAVYSMVYFAAFKVTGWKFSGSSGLPYEYRSEASAATGVTAATECTGNCRGVIGSFVKYVSLADGYTLGPVDTSGTTIVRMTP; encoded by the coding sequence GTGCGGCGGCTGACAGCGACGCGAGATGCACCCAAAGAAAGCGGCAGCGTCACCGTTATCGTGGCGCTGCTGATGGTGGCCCTGCTCGGTTTTGTTGCCATCGCCATCGACGTCGGCAAGATCTATTCCGAACGTTCCGAGCTGCAAAACGGGGCGGACGCAGCAGCTGTTGCCACAGCCCAAAAGTGCGCCCGCGATGCCAGCGATGCATTATGTTCAACGACGTCCACCCTCGCGGCCAGCCTCGCCAACCAAAATGCCCTCGATGGCTCCAGTAACGTCTTTTCCGTTCAACTGGATAAGACAGCTCGAACGGTAGCGGTCACGACGTCGGCCAAGGAGGCCGGCAGCCCCGACAATTCTGTTTCCCTCTTCTTTGCAGACATCCTGGGTATCCCCACCAAAGAAGTGGGTGCCCTGGCCTCCGCAACGTGGGGCAGTCCGCTCGCCGGACGCACGGCATTCCCCCTCGCCTTCTCCATCTGCCAGGTGAAAGACAACATTGGCGGCGCTCTCCAGCTCCTCCAGGAACACGGCAAGAATGCCAACTTGGACTGCAACTACGGCCCATCAGGCGCCGCAGTTCAGGGCGGCTTTGGCTGGCTCACCCAGGACCCCGGCGTCTGCGGGGGCACCATTGACCTCAGCGTCGGCGAAGGCGGAAGCGACCCAGGCAACGACGCCCCCGGCAACTGCTCTACGGAACTTAACCGCTGGGCCAGCGAAATCGCTGCCGGCCGGGAAGCCGTTGTACTGCTGCCCGTCTTCAACAAGGTCACGGGCACAGGCTCTGGAGCCGTGTACAGCATGGTGTATTTTGCCGCGTTCAAGGTCACGGGCTGGAAGTTCAGCGGAAGCAGTGGCCTCCCCTACGAGTACCGCAGCGAGGCGTCGGCCGCCACAGGAGTTACTGCTGCTACAGAATGCACTGGCAACTGCCGGGGAGTCATCGGCAGCTTCGTCAAATACGTGTCCCTCGCGGACGGCTACACGCTGGGACCGGTGGACACGTCCGGTACCACCATCGTCCGTATGACCCCCTAA
- the cpaB gene encoding Flp pilus assembly protein CpaB produces the protein MKSRLLAGTAAIALAIVGALLIIFYAQGADQRAMANMEPVDVLVVKTAIPAGTTVDAMAAALVTEKVPASGVADTALSTLANSGGTVSAVDLVPGEQLLAERLVAPDAVKATGAVKVPAGLQEVSFELEPKRVVGGRIAVGEHVGIFISLEAGGFKGKPEDATTQLTLHKVLVTAVQRAPRAATAEQPAEGQPAPEDTTLPEGSLMLTVAVNDVDAGKIVFASEFGRLWLTKEPLDAQDNGPRVERKEVVYK, from the coding sequence GTGAAGTCTCGCCTGCTGGCAGGAACGGCTGCGATTGCGTTGGCGATTGTTGGAGCTCTCCTCATCATCTTTTACGCCCAAGGAGCAGACCAGCGTGCCATGGCGAACATGGAGCCCGTGGATGTCCTGGTGGTCAAGACCGCGATCCCCGCAGGAACCACCGTTGACGCCATGGCAGCAGCCCTGGTCACCGAGAAGGTCCCGGCGTCGGGCGTGGCCGACACCGCACTCAGCACCCTGGCCAACTCGGGCGGCACCGTCAGCGCTGTTGATCTTGTCCCCGGCGAACAGCTCCTGGCTGAACGCCTGGTGGCACCGGACGCCGTCAAGGCCACGGGCGCTGTGAAAGTGCCGGCGGGCCTGCAGGAAGTCTCCTTCGAGCTGGAGCCCAAGCGCGTAGTCGGCGGACGCATAGCTGTCGGGGAGCATGTCGGAATCTTCATTTCCCTGGAGGCCGGAGGATTCAAAGGGAAACCGGAAGATGCAACAACCCAACTCACCCTGCATAAGGTCCTCGTCACCGCCGTACAACGGGCGCCGCGTGCAGCCACAGCGGAACAGCCGGCCGAGGGGCAGCCTGCCCCGGAGGACACCACCCTTCCGGAGGGTTCGCTGATGCTCACTGTCGCAGTCAACGACGTCGACGCCGGCAAGATCGTTTTCGCCTCAGAATTTGGACGGCTCTGGCTCACCAAGGAACCCCTCGACGCGCAGGACAACGGCCCCCGGGTTGAGCGGAAGGAAGTGGTCTACAAATGA
- a CDS encoding AAA family ATPase: MSRFVLLSPNVEFDHRLRAAVANGLRGTVQTIASDILPAGPQQLFALLNQEQPEVLIIGPDVPIEEALRFAKVFDVQLPGLSLVLVSDADPSALLLAMRAGIRDILSPSADAAEIRVLLEHACQSFATRHRSHESAPAENGGKGLVIGVFSPKGGVGKTTLATNIAIGLGQIAPMSVVIVDLDLQFGDVASGLYLNPEHTVTDAVSSAANQDSLVLKAFLTVHPAGIYALCAPPTPVEADHITPDQVTRLLEQLSKEFQYVVVDTAPGLPEIGLAAMEQCTDVVWVSAMDIPSLRGLRSGLEVLRQLEIMPESRHVVLNMADAKAGLNVQDVESTIGAPVDVSIPRSKAVALSTNRGIPVLQESKRDPAVKSLKQLVERFNPVWRTQAQRKVHRRVVI; the protein is encoded by the coding sequence ATGAGCCGCTTCGTCCTTCTGTCCCCCAACGTAGAGTTCGATCATCGACTGCGCGCAGCCGTGGCAAACGGGCTCAGGGGCACAGTCCAGACCATCGCTTCGGACATCCTTCCCGCCGGACCGCAGCAGCTGTTCGCGCTCCTTAACCAGGAGCAGCCGGAGGTACTCATCATCGGACCGGATGTTCCTATTGAAGAGGCGCTGCGCTTTGCCAAAGTCTTTGATGTCCAGCTCCCCGGACTCAGCTTGGTACTGGTCAGCGACGCCGACCCCTCCGCCCTGCTGCTGGCCATGCGGGCCGGGATCAGGGACATCCTCAGCCCCAGCGCCGATGCCGCAGAAATCCGGGTGCTGCTGGAACACGCCTGCCAGTCCTTTGCCACTCGTCACCGCAGCCACGAATCAGCCCCGGCCGAAAACGGCGGCAAGGGCCTGGTGATCGGCGTCTTTTCCCCCAAAGGAGGTGTCGGCAAGACCACCCTGGCTACCAACATCGCCATCGGCCTGGGCCAGATCGCGCCCATGAGCGTGGTCATCGTGGATCTCGACCTGCAGTTTGGCGACGTCGCATCCGGACTCTACCTCAATCCCGAGCACACTGTCACCGACGCCGTTTCCTCAGCCGCCAACCAGGATTCCCTTGTCCTTAAGGCGTTCCTCACGGTGCACCCGGCCGGAATCTATGCCCTGTGCGCACCGCCAACTCCGGTGGAAGCGGACCACATCACTCCCGATCAGGTCACCCGCCTGCTTGAACAGCTGTCCAAGGAATTCCAGTACGTCGTGGTGGATACCGCACCCGGTCTGCCCGAAATAGGCCTCGCTGCCATGGAGCAGTGCACCGACGTCGTGTGGGTCAGCGCCATGGACATACCAAGCCTGCGGGGCCTGCGGTCAGGCCTGGAAGTACTCCGCCAGCTTGAGATCATGCCCGAATCACGGCACGTGGTGCTGAATATGGCGGACGCCAAGGCCGGCCTCAACGTCCAGGACGTGGAGTCCACCATAGGAGCACCTGTAGACGTCAGCATTCCACGTTCCAAGGCGGTGGCCCTTTCCACCAACCGCGGAATACCGGTCCTCCAGGAGTCGAAAAGGGATCCGGCTGTGAAAAGCCTCAAACAGCTTGTTGAACGCTTCAACCCCGTCTGGCGCACACAAGCGCAGCGCAAAGTTCACCGAAGGGTGGTCATCTGA
- a CDS encoding CpaF family protein, with protein MKLSERITAVQDRHQAAGHSVAVLDQPRPVAHHAPVREETTGPQQPTARAPKLPSPDVPAPAPAKAQPVDVFAAMKLRAATALFERMGTRFNDASVTEQELRATAKEELTRIIDAEQVPLSSEERTRLVRDVADDVLGYGPLQRLLDDPAVTEIMVNRMDQIYVERKGKLTLTESRFSSEEHLRKVIERIVSKVGRRIDESSPLVDARLEDGSRVNAVIPPLAVGGSSLTIRKFSKVPLTVRNLIDYGTLTPEMAELLDACVKAKLNIIVSGGTGTGKTTLLNVLSSFLPGDERIVTIEDAVELQIQQQHVVRLESRPPNTEGKGEVTIRELLRNSLRMRPDRIVVGEVRGGESLDMLQAMNTGHDGSLSTVHSNSPRDAVARLETLVLMAGMDLPLRAIREQIASAVNLIVQISRLRDGSRRITHVTEVQGMEGDIVTLQDAFVFDYSAGVDAHGRFLGKPVATGIRPRFIDRFEDLGIHVSPAVFAGTLTPITK; from the coding sequence ATGAAACTCTCCGAGCGGATTACAGCCGTCCAGGACAGGCACCAAGCCGCAGGGCATTCAGTGGCGGTTTTGGATCAGCCGCGACCGGTGGCTCATCATGCTCCCGTCCGGGAGGAAACCACCGGGCCGCAACAGCCCACCGCACGGGCACCCAAACTACCGTCGCCTGACGTTCCCGCCCCGGCACCCGCGAAAGCGCAGCCGGTGGACGTCTTTGCGGCGATGAAACTGCGCGCAGCCACAGCACTCTTTGAAAGGATGGGCACCCGCTTCAACGACGCATCGGTAACTGAGCAGGAACTCCGCGCCACCGCCAAAGAAGAGCTCACCCGGATCATCGACGCCGAACAGGTTCCGCTTTCGTCCGAGGAACGGACCCGCCTGGTCCGCGACGTCGCTGATGATGTGCTGGGCTACGGCCCCCTCCAGCGGCTGCTGGACGATCCAGCCGTCACCGAAATCATGGTCAACCGGATGGACCAGATCTACGTCGAACGCAAAGGAAAGCTGACACTCACCGAATCACGCTTCAGTTCTGAAGAACACCTGCGGAAGGTCATTGAACGGATCGTCTCCAAGGTGGGACGCCGGATCGACGAGTCTTCGCCCCTGGTGGACGCCCGCCTGGAAGACGGTTCCCGCGTCAATGCGGTCATCCCTCCCCTTGCCGTGGGGGGTTCATCCCTGACAATCAGGAAATTCAGCAAGGTCCCGCTCACTGTCCGCAACCTGATCGACTATGGAACCCTGACACCCGAGATGGCCGAACTGCTTGATGCGTGTGTGAAAGCCAAGCTCAACATCATCGTGTCCGGCGGCACAGGCACCGGCAAAACCACGCTCCTCAACGTCCTTTCCTCCTTCCTTCCGGGAGACGAAAGGATCGTAACCATTGAAGATGCCGTGGAACTGCAGATTCAGCAGCAGCACGTTGTCCGCCTGGAAAGCCGGCCACCCAATACCGAGGGCAAGGGCGAAGTGACTATCCGTGAACTGCTCCGGAACTCGCTGCGCATGCGGCCGGACCGGATCGTTGTGGGTGAGGTCCGTGGCGGCGAATCCCTGGACATGCTGCAGGCAATGAACACCGGCCATGATGGTTCGCTGTCAACGGTGCACTCCAACTCACCGCGCGACGCGGTGGCGCGTCTGGAAACCTTGGTCCTGATGGCCGGCATGGACCTGCCCCTGCGGGCAATCCGCGAGCAGATTGCCTCCGCCGTAAATCTCATCGTCCAAATCTCCCGCCTGCGTGATGGCTCCCGCCGGATCACCCATGTCACTGAGGTGCAGGGCATGGAAGGTGACATTGTCACCCTCCAGGATGCCTTCGTCTTTGATTACTCAGCCGGAGTGGATGCGCATGGCCGTTTCCTCGGCAAGCCTGTGGCCACCGGGATCCGGCCGAGGTTTATTGACAGGTTCGAGGACCTCGGCATACACGTTTCGCCGGCGGTCTTCGCCGGTACACTGACTCCGATAACGAAATGA
- a CDS encoding type II secretion system F family protein, which translates to MMLTVGAAILLVAVSLLGIAIAVPSAPEVPLDRRRPFEANPPTSLTRLAASAVRAFERLLAGQNISWFSRSELENAGLRLSQAEFFILVAVGSCVGILIGLVALGPLVGLLLALLAPFVGRIVVGYLAGKRRSKFDSQLGDTLQLLSGGLRAGHSILRAIDAAATESQKPTSEEMRRVITETSLGRDLLAALNDTALRMKNEDFVWISQAIQINREVGGNLADVLDQVNETIRERSEIKGHIKGLAAEGKFSAYILIAMPFGIVGMLLTVNPGYMNSMFTHPLGWAMIGASFVLMTIGALWMRKIIDLKF; encoded by the coding sequence ATGATGCTTACCGTTGGGGCAGCCATCCTCCTGGTTGCAGTCAGTCTCCTGGGCATCGCGATCGCCGTGCCCAGCGCTCCCGAAGTTCCGTTGGACCGCCGGCGGCCTTTTGAAGCCAATCCGCCCACCTCCCTGACCCGCCTGGCGGCCTCGGCAGTGCGCGCCTTTGAGCGCCTCCTTGCCGGCCAGAACATCAGTTGGTTCTCCCGCAGTGAACTGGAAAATGCAGGCCTGCGCCTGAGCCAGGCAGAGTTCTTCATCCTGGTCGCAGTAGGATCCTGCGTGGGGATCCTGATTGGGCTGGTAGCCCTCGGCCCCCTCGTTGGCCTGCTCCTCGCCCTTCTGGCGCCGTTTGTTGGACGGATAGTGGTGGGCTATCTGGCCGGGAAGCGCCGTTCGAAGTTCGATAGCCAGCTGGGCGACACGCTGCAGCTCCTGTCCGGCGGCTTGCGGGCCGGCCACAGTATCCTTCGGGCCATCGACGCCGCTGCCACCGAGTCCCAAAAACCCACCTCAGAGGAAATGCGGCGGGTGATCACTGAAACAAGCCTGGGTCGGGACCTACTGGCAGCCCTTAACGACACAGCGCTCCGGATGAAAAACGAGGACTTCGTCTGGATATCCCAGGCCATCCAGATCAACCGCGAGGTGGGCGGAAACCTTGCCGACGTCCTTGACCAGGTCAATGAAACCATCAGGGAACGCAGCGAGATCAAAGGCCACATCAAGGGCCTGGCGGCTGAAGGCAAGTTCTCCGCCTATATCCTCATCGCCATGCCATTTGGCATCGTGGGCATGTTGCTGACGGTCAATCCCGGATACATGAACTCGATGTTCACCCATCCCCTGGGCTGGGCCATGATCGGGGCATCATTCGTCCTGATGACCATCGGCGCATTGTGGATGCGCAAGATCATCGACCTGAAGTTCTGA
- a CDS encoding type II secretion system F family protein, whose product MSPLILLAVLLVCVPLAGLTWSVLTTDKQGRTAAVEILGRGVVMADNVAPVRRSALETLGRRLTPAGYVAFLDRLLALAGRPATMPLGRTLGSKLALGLAGISLGVYLTSVGTTPVMKLAGLFLVFLGYFIPDLLLYSKGKERQKIIQLELANTLDQMLISVEAGLGFEGAMARAGANGKGPLAEELVRTLQDMQVGRSRRESYLALAERTNLAELKSFVQAVVQADTYGIAISRVLRVQAKVMRVKRRQRAEEKAMKLPVMILFPLLFFIFPVLFIAILGPAVVNTVVTFSGQ is encoded by the coding sequence ATGAGCCCCCTAATTCTCCTTGCCGTCCTGTTGGTTTGTGTCCCCCTGGCTGGGCTTACCTGGTCCGTCCTGACGACTGACAAGCAGGGCCGGACCGCCGCCGTCGAAATCCTTGGCCGGGGCGTAGTCATGGCAGACAATGTGGCGCCAGTACGGCGCAGCGCCCTGGAAACCCTCGGCCGCCGCCTGACACCGGCGGGATACGTGGCTTTCCTCGACCGCCTGCTTGCCTTGGCAGGCCGGCCGGCCACCATGCCGCTCGGACGGACACTGGGATCAAAGCTGGCCCTGGGCCTGGCCGGAATAAGTCTCGGAGTTTATCTCACCTCCGTTGGAACCACTCCTGTGATGAAATTGGCCGGGCTTTTCCTTGTCTTTCTTGGCTATTTCATCCCGGATTTGTTGCTTTACAGCAAGGGCAAGGAACGCCAAAAGATCATCCAGTTGGAATTGGCTAACACGTTGGACCAAATGCTTATCTCCGTGGAGGCAGGCCTGGGGTTCGAGGGGGCCATGGCACGTGCCGGCGCAAACGGGAAAGGCCCGCTCGCTGAGGAACTGGTCCGCACCCTGCAGGACATGCAGGTAGGGCGCAGCCGGCGCGAGTCCTATCTGGCGCTGGCGGAACGGACCAACCTTGCCGAACTGAAGAGTTTTGTCCAGGCGGTGGTCCAAGCCGATACGTACGGCATCGCTATCAGCCGGGTGCTCCGGGTGCAGGCGAAAGTGATGCGGGTAAAGCGACGCCAGCGGGCCGAAGAAAAAGCAATGAAGCTTCCCGTGATGATTTTGTTTCCTCTTTTGTTCTTCATATTTCCCGTGCTCTTTATAGCAATTCTTGGTCCCGCCGTTGTTAACACTGTTGTCACGTTCAGTGGCCAGTGA
- a CDS encoding Hpt domain-containing protein codes for MHIPDPTSGDRGVSADALPAGSGAGVGSRQPYEGEELLPLVDSAVLEDLEEQLNGSELAVRFARDYTAMWDQRYSRLAAAVLSEDRASALDAAISLKITSAMVGGLRLARLAELLEKVIRQGDFGQGQALMEQVAEDGGQTVSELQANYILKN; via the coding sequence ATGCACATTCCAGATCCCACTTCCGGCGACAGAGGCGTCTCAGCCGACGCCCTGCCGGCAGGGTCTGGAGCTGGCGTGGGTTCACGGCAGCCATATGAAGGAGAAGAGCTCTTGCCCCTGGTTGATTCCGCTGTCCTCGAAGACCTGGAAGAACAGCTCAACGGCTCAGAATTGGCAGTCCGCTTCGCACGGGACTACACCGCTATGTGGGACCAGCGGTACAGCCGCCTGGCAGCCGCAGTGCTCAGCGAGGACCGCGCTTCTGCCCTCGACGCGGCCATCAGCCTGAAGATAACGTCGGCCATGGTGGGCGGCCTTCGGCTCGCACGGCTGGCCGAACTCCTGGAAAAAGTGATCCGCCAGGGCGACTTTGGCCAGGGCCAAGCGCTCATGGAACAAGTCGCCGAGGACGGCGGCCAGACAGTCTCAGAGCTCCAGGCCAACTACATTCTGAAGAACTGA
- a CDS encoding response regulator transcription factor yields the protein MDDLGVAVVIEDDVDIRNLLEGVLTQAGFEVHTAADGREGVEVVRHKQASVVTLDIGLPDIDGFEVLRRIRYFSDAYVVMLTGRTEEPDLLSALNAGADDYIAKPFRPRELRARLAAMMRRPRHEVNGNSPLQAHAGASLSVASLGVPGTAGVQDAAEAKGVLHHNGLALDYRTRSVVLRGEQLALTRSEFDLLHELLRTGGAVCTRSDLVRAVRGEFYSDDTYISEADERAVEVHIGNLRRKLQEDPQSPRWLQTVRGVGYRLAPKRPVN from the coding sequence ATGGATGATCTCGGAGTAGCAGTAGTAATCGAAGATGATGTGGATATCCGAAACCTCCTTGAGGGAGTGCTGACTCAGGCAGGGTTTGAGGTCCACACGGCCGCTGACGGACGCGAAGGTGTTGAAGTGGTGCGGCACAAGCAGGCCAGCGTGGTGACGTTGGACATCGGCCTCCCCGACATTGACGGGTTCGAGGTGCTCCGGCGGATCCGCTATTTCAGCGATGCCTACGTGGTGATGCTGACCGGCAGAACCGAAGAACCGGATCTGCTCTCAGCCCTCAACGCCGGAGCAGATGACTACATCGCCAAGCCATTCAGGCCGCGGGAACTCCGCGCACGGCTGGCCGCCATGATGCGAAGGCCGCGGCACGAGGTCAACGGGAACAGCCCCCTTCAGGCCCACGCGGGAGCCTCCTTGAGTGTGGCTTCACTGGGGGTGCCGGGAACGGCGGGAGTGCAGGACGCCGCCGAAGCCAAGGGAGTGCTGCACCACAACGGCCTCGCGCTCGACTACAGAACCCGTTCGGTGGTACTCCGCGGCGAACAGTTGGCACTCACCCGGAGCGAGTTTGACCTCCTGCATGAATTGCTGCGCACTGGCGGGGCCGTCTGCACCCGGTCCGACCTTGTCCGTGCTGTCAGGGGTGAGTTCTATTCAGACGACACCTACATCAGTGAGGCGGATGAGCGGGCCGTGGAGGTTCACATCGGTAACCTCCGGCGGAAGCTCCAGGAGGATCCGCAATCGCCCCGTTGGCTGCAGACGGTACGGGGTGTGGGGTACCGGCTGGCTCCGAAGCGCCCCGTTAACTGA
- a CDS encoding sensor histidine kinase: MTEKLVQRGISRYFKGLGPRTQVALCQLPLTLIVLAIGIATPFAWPSLLNSPVYILGMVLHGILFAACFLIPWERFNRNAYLVIPVLDLLAIGLSRNGAGSMVPGLVILIIFPIIWLSASGMLARTSIVLSILGPFFILLPNVAGKIPNLTASDLTSLVLFPLMMLAVSLAIRFASVNMRMQQRQLQEKDKELRDLLAESRERERLLKTILDATDVGIVAVNSDGEHLLTNNQQRVFEQNASISDVHSSDEKDQLIFAQDKLTPLPAEKRPIHRAIQGESFADYLVWIGKGSKQRAVSTAARSMVSDGGEFTGAVVVYNDVTGLVEALAANEELVSNVSHEFRTPLNSILGNIDLVLEDEEGTSKLSAQRLEVVQRNSERLLALVSDLTLSASSALRVHPKRTDLASLVATSIGSAMAQADQSNVAFVADVPSPLWAYADPLRIGQALDNLVSNAIKYSPGGGVVSISAKGAGGWVRLSVKDTGMGMTPEDSERVFKRFFRTDSARQASIAGAGLGLSITKTIIERHGGDISCESRPGEGTTFTLTLPADGPPPSF; encoded by the coding sequence ATGACTGAGAAGCTTGTTCAGCGTGGAATAAGCCGCTATTTCAAGGGTTTGGGGCCACGGACCCAGGTCGCTTTGTGCCAGCTTCCACTAACCCTGATCGTCCTGGCAATAGGGATCGCGACTCCCTTTGCCTGGCCAAGCCTTCTGAACAGCCCAGTTTACATTTTGGGTATGGTGCTGCATGGCATCCTGTTTGCTGCTTGCTTCCTCATCCCCTGGGAACGGTTTAACAGGAACGCGTACCTGGTGATACCCGTCCTGGACCTCCTTGCCATAGGACTCTCACGCAATGGTGCCGGGTCGATGGTGCCTGGGCTCGTGATCCTCATAATTTTTCCCATCATCTGGCTCTCCGCCTCCGGAATGCTGGCACGCACCAGCATCGTTCTGAGTATTTTGGGACCATTTTTTATCCTGCTGCCCAACGTGGCCGGAAAAATTCCAAACCTGACAGCTTCGGATCTCACGTCCCTTGTCCTCTTTCCCCTGATGATGCTGGCCGTGTCGCTGGCCATACGCTTTGCCAGCGTCAATATGAGGATGCAGCAGCGCCAGCTCCAGGAGAAGGACAAGGAGCTCCGGGACTTACTTGCCGAGAGCAGGGAGCGCGAAAGGCTGCTCAAAACAATTCTGGACGCTACCGACGTCGGAATTGTTGCGGTTAATTCAGACGGTGAGCACCTGCTGACGAACAACCAGCAGCGGGTGTTCGAGCAGAATGCCAGCATTTCCGACGTCCACTCCTCGGACGAAAAAGATCAGCTGATCTTTGCGCAGGACAAGCTGACTCCCTTGCCGGCCGAAAAGCGGCCTATTCACCGAGCCATCCAAGGTGAGTCTTTTGCTGATTACCTTGTTTGGATTGGCAAGGGGTCAAAACAGCGCGCTGTTTCGACAGCGGCAAGGTCAATGGTGAGTGACGGCGGTGAATTCACCGGTGCGGTGGTTGTCTACAACGATGTCACCGGACTCGTCGAGGCTTTGGCCGCAAATGAGGAACTTGTCTCTAATGTCTCCCACGAATTCAGGACACCCCTGAATTCCATCCTCGGGAATATCGATCTGGTTCTCGAGGATGAGGAGGGAACGTCCAAGCTGTCCGCCCAGCGCCTTGAAGTTGTCCAGCGCAACTCAGAGAGGCTGCTGGCCCTGGTATCGGACCTGACGCTGTCAGCTTCGTCTGCGCTTAGGGTTCATCCGAAACGGACAGACCTCGCGAGCCTGGTGGCCACGAGCATCGGCTCCGCCATGGCGCAGGCTGATCAGTCAAACGTCGCGTTCGTTGCAGACGTTCCCTCACCGCTCTGGGCCTACGCGGATCCCCTGAGGATCGGACAGGCCCTGGACAACCTGGTGTCGAATGCGATCAAGTACTCTCCCGGCGGCGGCGTGGTGAGCATCAGCGCCAAGGGCGCCGGCGGGTGGGTACGACTCTCAGTTAAGGACACCGGCATGGGTATGACGCCTGAGGACTCCGAGCGGGTATTCAAGCGGTTCTTCCGCACGGACTCCGCCCGGCAGGCCTCCATTGCCGGAGCCGGGCTCGGACTGTCCATCACCAAAACAATCATTGAACGCCACGGCGGCGACATTTCCTGTGAAAGCCGTCCCGGCGAAGGCACCACCTTCACGCTCACGCTGCCGGCGGACGGGCCCCCGCCGTCGTTCTAG
- a CDS encoding tRNA pseudouridine synthase A, whose translation MNDQKPAAPVTGGGGFLRIRLDLSYDGGPFSGWAVQPGMRTVQGVLEEALALLVRRPVRVTVAGRTDAGVHARGQVVHLDLTEAEWLGLNRGVELDPAVALLRRLRGALSRGLGDLTGAIEVHRVSVAPDGFDARFSALWRRYSYRIADGPALWDPLERYFTLWHKNPLDVSLLNQGASRLLGLQNFLSYCKPREGATTIRELQRFEFHRGEDGVIVATVQADAFCHNMVRALVGSALYVGEGLEEPGWLYERLLARKRDAKSILAAPHPLVLEEVAYPSDDEMLARAELTRAVRST comes from the coding sequence ATGAACGACCAAAAACCCGCGGCCCCCGTTACAGGGGGCGGCGGGTTTTTGCGTATCCGCCTTGATCTGTCGTACGACGGCGGCCCTTTCAGCGGGTGGGCAGTCCAGCCCGGCATGCGCACCGTCCAGGGGGTCCTGGAGGAGGCACTGGCGTTGCTGGTGCGCCGGCCGGTCCGTGTCACTGTGGCCGGCCGTACCGACGCCGGCGTGCATGCCCGCGGCCAGGTGGTCCACCTCGACCTTACAGAAGCCGAGTGGCTGGGACTCAACAGGGGAGTGGAACTGGATCCCGCCGTCGCGCTCTTGCGGCGCCTGCGCGGCGCCCTCAGCCGGGGCCTGGGCGATCTGACCGGGGCCATCGAGGTCCACCGGGTGTCAGTGGCGCCGGACGGCTTTGACGCGAGGTTTTCCGCGCTGTGGCGGCGCTACAGTTACCGCATCGCAGACGGACCGGCGCTGTGGGATCCGCTGGAGCGTTATTTCACTCTGTGGCACAAGAACCCGCTGGACGTGTCGCTGCTGAACCAGGGCGCATCCAGGCTGCTGGGACTGCAGAACTTCCTGTCGTACTGCAAGCCACGGGAGGGAGCCACTACCATCCGTGAACTGCAGCGCTTCGAGTTCCACCGTGGCGAGGACGGCGTCATTGTGGCTACCGTCCAGGCGGACGCCTTCTGCCACAACATGGTCCGTGCCCTTGTCGGTTCTGCCCTCTACGTCGGTGAGGGCTTGGAGGAACCGGGATGGCTCTACGAGAGGCTGCTGGCCCGGAAGCGTGACGCGAAGTCCATCCTGGCCGCGCCCCATCCGCTGGTACTTGAGGAAGTGGCCTACCCCTCGGACGATGAGATGCTCGCCAGGGCCGAGCTCACCCGCGCTGTGCGCAGTACTTGA